A window of Chryseobacterium aquaeductus genomic DNA:
AATATCAGCAAGGATGGTTATTTGGCTTGTTCTTTTTCCTTCTTTGGGCGATCAGATTTTTTGTAGAATTCTTGAAAGAACCACAAGGCGACGAATTTATTTCTTTCGCAGGATTGAATACCGGACAAGTGCTTTCAATACCTTTCATGGTTGCTGGTTTGATCATTATGTTCTATTCCAAAAACAATAAAATAGCTCCGGAAGCAGACAAAACTTTTTAAAAATTTTTAAAATATATCATTTGAAAGTCACAACTAAGTTGTGGCTTTTTTGTTGAGA
This region includes:
- a CDS encoding prolipoprotein diacylglyceryl transferase family protein, giving the protein YQQGWLFGLFFFLLWAIRFFVEFLKEPQGDEFISFAGLNTGQVLSIPFMVAGLIIMFYSKNNKIAPEADKTF